The following coding sequences lie in one Alloacidobacterium dinghuense genomic window:
- a CDS encoding tetratricopeptide repeat protein has product MTGKRVSWCVLWLVPALAAQGQAPPGAPAQSSLPPSQNSQLSEGETESRLGTALTREGRFAEAIPHLTAARGRVTNEYAVSFNLALCYLGLRQYQQAIDVLQGLRANQKGTAQVENLLAQAYMGVDQPENALAALRRAASLTPLDEKLYTFVADACTDNKEYELGLRVVGIGLHHLPSSARLHYERAMFLARLDRFEEAKPEFERAVALAPESDIAYLASAQNLLFQGDVQSAIRTVRKGINKGHHDYVLQDLLAEVLIHAGAMPGQPEFVEARTLLESAVAQKPDYSTAQIALGKLYLMEGRFNEAVTHLEIGRRLEPQNPAVYSSLADAYRRLGEEQKAHEMLDQLKVILQKEGQSEPHNQQPVEPDQ; this is encoded by the coding sequence GTGACAGGGAAGCGAGTCTCATGGTGCGTGCTTTGGCTGGTGCCTGCGCTTGCGGCGCAAGGGCAGGCACCGCCGGGCGCGCCTGCACAGTCATCGCTGCCTCCGTCGCAGAATAGCCAATTGTCAGAAGGCGAGACGGAGTCGCGTCTTGGGACGGCTCTCACCCGCGAGGGCAGGTTTGCAGAGGCCATTCCGCACCTCACAGCAGCAAGAGGGCGGGTTACGAACGAATACGCGGTCAGCTTCAATCTAGCTTTGTGCTACCTGGGCCTTCGTCAGTATCAGCAGGCTATCGATGTCCTCCAAGGTTTGCGCGCCAATCAGAAAGGTACGGCGCAAGTGGAGAATCTGCTGGCACAGGCATACATGGGCGTTGATCAGCCGGAGAATGCGCTCGCGGCGCTCCGTCGTGCTGCCAGTCTCACACCGCTGGACGAGAAACTGTACACCTTTGTTGCCGATGCCTGTACGGATAACAAGGAGTACGAGCTTGGTTTGCGAGTGGTTGGAATAGGATTGCACCACCTGCCCTCGTCGGCGAGGCTGCACTATGAACGGGCCATGTTTCTCGCCCGGCTGGACCGCTTTGAAGAGGCGAAACCAGAATTCGAACGTGCTGTCGCACTGGCGCCTGAAAGTGACATCGCCTATCTGGCAAGCGCTCAGAATCTGCTGTTTCAAGGAGATGTCCAATCTGCCATTCGGACGGTGCGAAAAGGCATCAACAAAGGGCATCACGACTATGTTTTGCAGGATCTTCTGGCGGAGGTGCTGATTCACGCCGGAGCAATGCCAGGGCAACCGGAGTTTGTTGAAGCTCGCACTCTGCTCGAAAGCGCGGTAGCCCAGAAGCCGGATTATTCGACTGCTCAGATTGCATTGGGCAAGCTTTACCTGATGGAGGGCAGGTTCAATGAGGCGGTAACGCATCTGGAGATTGGCCGACGGCTCGAACCGCAGAACCCGGCAGTCTATTCCAGCCTGGCGGATGCCTATCGCCGGTTGGGCGAGGAGCAGAAGGCCCATGAGATGTTGGATCAACTGAAAGTGATATTGCAGAAAGAAGGCCAGTCCGAGCCGCATAACCAGCAACCGGTCGAGCCCGATCAATAA
- a CDS encoding NAD-dependent malic enzyme — MSTQFATAPAATRQISLSGFSLINSPRLNKGTAFTDHERDVFHLHGLLPPHIGDLDEQIERRMQVLDEQPTPFAKYAFLRDLQDANETLFYALLVRNVEKMLPLVYTPTVGEGCQRFSEIWRKPRGLFLSYPNKDRIEQIFSHPRYDEIKSIVVSDGERILGLGDQGAGGMGIPIGKMALYTALGGIHPEHCLPILLDVGTDSEEKLKQPIYVGWRHHRVRGQEYDDFVDTFVNAVKKRWPHVLLQFEDFAGANAARFLARYRDQLCTFNDDIQGTAAIAATTLVSAVNVTGVPLEQQKIVVVGFGSAGLGITNLLAQFVQDKGLSPEEARSRFYAIDRYGLITESTKDVHPEQRPYARKDQEVQSWRPPSGEISLLDVVRNVKPSVLIGVSGQTGAFTQEAVREMAKHTARPVIFPLSNPTSRSEATPQDLMDWTEGRALIGTGSPFPPVNVNGKTFHVAQTNNSYIFPGLALGIIASKSRHVTDTMVKAAATELIRHLPTQTNKQGSLLPPIAEARSLGRSIAEAVGKQAIKDRQAQVADENALSRELDSNIWEPVYESYEHKEA; from the coding sequence ATGAGCACGCAATTTGCGACAGCCCCCGCAGCAACTCGTCAGATTTCACTTTCCGGATTCAGCCTCATCAATTCTCCACGCCTCAACAAAGGTACAGCCTTCACGGATCACGAACGTGACGTATTTCACCTCCACGGCCTGCTGCCTCCGCATATCGGGGATCTCGACGAGCAGATTGAGCGCCGCATGCAGGTATTGGACGAACAGCCAACCCCCTTCGCCAAGTATGCATTTCTCCGCGATCTTCAGGACGCGAACGAGACGCTCTTCTACGCATTGCTGGTCCGCAATGTAGAAAAGATGCTGCCTCTCGTCTACACGCCAACCGTTGGTGAAGGCTGCCAGCGCTTCAGTGAGATATGGCGAAAGCCACGCGGACTCTTCCTCAGCTACCCAAACAAAGACCGCATCGAGCAGATCTTCAGTCATCCCCGCTACGACGAGATCAAGAGCATTGTCGTCAGTGATGGTGAGCGCATTCTCGGCCTCGGCGATCAGGGCGCAGGCGGTATGGGCATTCCCATCGGAAAGATGGCGCTCTACACCGCCCTCGGCGGCATTCATCCCGAGCACTGCCTGCCGATTCTGCTCGACGTAGGCACCGACAGTGAGGAAAAACTGAAGCAACCCATCTACGTCGGATGGAGACATCATCGCGTCCGCGGCCAGGAGTACGACGATTTCGTCGATACCTTCGTGAATGCTGTGAAGAAACGCTGGCCGCATGTTCTGCTGCAATTTGAAGACTTTGCCGGCGCGAATGCCGCCCGCTTCCTTGCTCGCTACAGAGACCAGCTCTGCACTTTCAACGACGACATTCAAGGCACCGCAGCAATCGCGGCAACCACTCTGGTCTCCGCAGTCAATGTCACCGGCGTTCCACTAGAGCAGCAGAAAATTGTCGTCGTGGGCTTCGGAAGCGCGGGCCTGGGCATCACGAATTTGCTTGCGCAATTCGTTCAGGACAAGGGTCTCTCACCAGAAGAAGCACGCAGCCGCTTTTACGCCATCGATCGCTACGGCCTGATTACCGAGAGCACAAAAGATGTACATCCTGAGCAGCGACCCTATGCGCGCAAAGATCAGGAAGTGCAGAGTTGGCGGCCGCCGAGCGGAGAAATCTCTCTTCTTGATGTAGTCCGGAACGTAAAACCGTCTGTCCTCATCGGTGTCTCCGGTCAAACGGGAGCCTTTACGCAAGAGGCGGTCCGCGAAATGGCGAAGCATACAGCCAGGCCCGTCATCTTCCCGCTGTCCAACCCAACCTCACGCAGCGAAGCCACTCCACAGGATCTGATGGACTGGACAGAAGGCCGCGCTCTCATCGGCACCGGAAGTCCCTTCCCACCGGTAAACGTGAATGGCAAAACGTTTCATGTTGCTCAGACAAACAACTCTTACATCTTTCCTGGGCTCGCGCTCGGAATCATCGCTTCGAAATCCAGACACGTCACCGACACGATGGTCAAGGCCGCTGCCACAGAGTTGATAAGACACCTCCCCACGCAGACAAATAAACAAGGCAGCCTGCTGCCCCCAATCGCAGAAGCCCGCAGCCTCGGTCGCTCCATCGCCGAAGCCGTCGGCAAACAAGCGATCAAAGATAGGCAGGCACAAGTGGCGGATGAGAATGCCCTCAGCCGCGAACTCGACTCCAACATCTGGGAACCGGTATACGAGTCGTACGAGCATAAAGAAGCATAG
- the poxB gene encoding ubiquinone-dependent pyruvate dehydrogenase — MPRKVAEVFIETLVNAGVKRVYGVVGDSLNGLTDVIRRTKGIDWLHMRHEEAAAFAAGAEAHLTGKLAVCAGSCGPGNLHLINGLFDCQRSRVPVLAIAAQIPSHEIGSSYFQETRPDHLFKDCSHYCELVSQAEQMPRVLAIAMRTAITKQGVAVVILPGDVALRECPAPAISLGIEESNSVLRPSSSELKSAADILNNARKVTILGGAGCEGAHSELIEAAEHLKSPIVHALRGKEFIEYDNPYDVGMTGLLGFSSGYHAMMNCDALLMLGTDFPYTQFFPKNAKIIQVDRLGEQIGRRTPVDLGLIGNVKDTLNALIPLLDDKSDRSYLDLCLNHYKDARKSLDDLAVGEPGRTPIHPQYVAKTLDELAADDAVFTCDVGTPVVWSARYLTMNGKRRLLGSFTHGSMANALPHAIGVQASHPGRQVVTLSGDGGLAMMLGDMLTLKQLNLPVKVVLFNNGTLGFVELEMKAAGLVDYGTDLVNPNFTKLAESANIFGVRVEKPEELRPALSSALAHNGPALVEVIVNRQELSMPPTISLEQALGFSLYMIRCVLSGRGNEVIDLAKTNLIR; from the coding sequence ATGCCAAGGAAGGTAGCCGAAGTATTTATCGAAACACTCGTGAATGCAGGCGTAAAGCGTGTCTACGGCGTAGTTGGAGATTCTCTCAACGGCCTGACCGATGTCATCCGCAGAACCAAAGGCATCGACTGGCTGCATATGCGCCATGAAGAAGCGGCCGCATTCGCCGCCGGTGCGGAAGCCCATCTTACCGGAAAGCTGGCAGTATGTGCGGGCAGTTGCGGCCCCGGCAATCTTCACCTCATCAATGGGCTCTTTGATTGTCAACGCAGCCGCGTGCCGGTGCTTGCCATCGCCGCGCAGATTCCCAGCCACGAGATCGGAAGCAGCTATTTTCAAGAGACGCGTCCCGACCACCTTTTCAAAGATTGCAGCCACTACTGCGAGCTGGTCTCGCAAGCGGAACAGATGCCGCGCGTCCTGGCTATTGCCATGCGCACGGCAATCACGAAGCAAGGCGTTGCCGTGGTCATTCTTCCCGGCGATGTGGCGCTGCGCGAATGCCCCGCACCCGCAATTTCGCTCGGCATCGAAGAATCCAACTCTGTCCTTCGCCCATCCAGCAGTGAGCTCAAATCCGCCGCCGACATTCTCAACAATGCGCGCAAGGTCACCATTCTTGGCGGAGCAGGCTGTGAAGGCGCTCATAGCGAACTCATCGAAGCCGCGGAACATCTGAAATCGCCGATCGTGCACGCTTTACGCGGCAAGGAGTTTATCGAGTACGACAATCCGTATGACGTGGGCATGACCGGCCTGCTTGGTTTTTCTTCCGGCTATCACGCCATGATGAACTGCGATGCGCTGCTCATGCTCGGCACGGATTTCCCTTACACGCAGTTCTTTCCGAAGAACGCAAAGATCATTCAGGTAGACCGGCTCGGCGAACAAATTGGTCGACGCACGCCCGTCGATCTCGGTCTGATCGGAAACGTGAAGGACACGCTCAATGCGTTAATACCGCTGCTCGACGACAAGTCCGATCGCTCGTATCTCGACCTGTGCCTCAACCACTATAAGGACGCGCGTAAGAGCCTCGATGACCTCGCAGTGGGCGAGCCTGGACGAACGCCGATTCATCCCCAATACGTCGCAAAAACTCTCGATGAACTTGCCGCGGACGATGCAGTCTTTACCTGTGATGTCGGCACGCCCGTGGTCTGGTCCGCGCGTTACCTCACCATGAACGGCAAGCGCAGATTGCTCGGCTCCTTCACGCATGGATCCATGGCAAATGCTTTGCCCCATGCGATCGGCGTGCAGGCGAGCCATCCCGGGCGGCAGGTCGTCACGCTCTCCGGGGACGGCGGCCTCGCGATGATGCTCGGCGATATGCTGACGCTCAAACAACTCAACCTGCCAGTTAAAGTGGTGCTCTTTAACAACGGCACTTTAGGCTTCGTCGAACTGGAGATGAAAGCCGCAGGTCTCGTCGATTATGGCACCGATCTGGTCAATCCAAACTTTACGAAACTAGCAGAGTCAGCGAACATCTTCGGCGTTCGCGTGGAAAAGCCGGAGGAGCTGCGCCCAGCCCTGAGCAGCGCGCTCGCGCATAATGGCCCGGCGTTAGTCGAAGTCATTGTGAACCGGCAAGAACTCTCGATGCCGCCAACGATCAGTCTCGAACAGGCATTGGGCTTCAGTCTCTATATGATTCGCTGCGTTCTGAGCGGACGCGGCAATGAAGTGATCGATCTCGCCAAGACCAACCTTATCCGCTAA
- a CDS encoding DPP IV N-terminal domain-containing protein — protein sequence MPKKCWMLSCCLFAWLGFGAASIHAQVTRADYERAAQLRDKYKGLALNIVESPSWVEDTDTFWYRKTVEGGHAFVLVDANTKIKKTAFDHDKLAAALSEADGEKYTGVTLPFARFRYVDKQVAIEFVLKNHRWHCDLINYACTKPEPLRADDQEYESDDDYDNTPRAINNDTRAEASPDGKLEAFVENYNVFVREKGKADKTALSTDGSEDNYYAYGTLVWSPDSRHLVAYRIRPGYKREVHYVESSPADQLQPKYSMMVYPKAGDVLALPQPVLFDVPSKHEIPIANSLFPNPFELSPAVWWKDSRGFTFEYNQRGHQDYRVIEVDAASGVPRVLIDEESKTFVDYRPLVPDQFDTTAKRSCGPQNGADGSICISMTARQERSRIRSRKAIGWCVMSITSIPRSE from the coding sequence ATGCCGAAGAAATGCTGGATGCTCTCTTGTTGTTTATTTGCCTGGTTAGGTTTTGGGGCCGCATCGATTCACGCTCAGGTAACGCGTGCGGACTATGAGCGCGCTGCTCAATTGCGGGACAAATATAAGGGGCTGGCGCTGAATATTGTGGAATCGCCGAGCTGGGTCGAAGATACGGACACATTCTGGTATCGCAAAACGGTTGAAGGCGGCCACGCATTCGTATTGGTGGATGCGAATACGAAGATAAAAAAAACCGCGTTTGACCATGACAAGCTGGCTGCTGCTCTCTCGGAGGCGGATGGGGAGAAGTACACGGGAGTTACTCTGCCCTTCGCGCGCTTTCGGTATGTTGACAAGCAAGTGGCTATAGAGTTTGTTCTGAAGAATCATCGATGGCACTGCGACCTGATCAACTATGCGTGCACAAAACCTGAGCCATTACGGGCTGATGACCAGGAATACGAGAGCGATGATGATTACGACAATACGCCGAGAGCGATTAACAACGATACGCGTGCAGAAGCGTCGCCTGATGGCAAGCTGGAAGCGTTTGTAGAGAACTACAACGTTTTTGTCCGCGAAAAAGGGAAGGCGGACAAGACTGCACTGAGCACGGATGGCTCGGAGGACAATTATTACGCCTACGGTACTTTGGTCTGGTCGCCGGACTCACGGCATCTGGTCGCTTACCGGATTCGGCCCGGCTACAAGCGCGAGGTGCACTATGTGGAATCGTCGCCTGCGGACCAGTTGCAGCCGAAGTATTCGATGATGGTCTATCCGAAGGCGGGTGATGTGCTGGCGCTGCCGCAGCCGGTGCTCTTCGACGTGCCATCGAAGCACGAGATTCCTATCGCCAACAGCCTGTTTCCGAATCCATTCGAGTTGTCGCCCGCTGTCTGGTGGAAAGACAGTCGCGGCTTTACTTTTGAGTACAACCAACGCGGGCACCAGGATTATAGAGTGATCGAGGTGGATGCGGCGAGTGGGGTGCCGCGTGTCCTGATTGATGAGGAGAGTAAGACCTTTGTTGACTATCGTCCACTTGTGCCTGACCAGTTCGACACGACGGCAAAGAGATCGTGTGGGCCTCAGAACGGAGCGGATGGGAGCATCTGTATCTCTATGACGGCAAGACAGGAGAGGTCAAGAATCAGATCACGAAAGGCGATTGGGTGGTGCGTAATGTCGATCACGTCGATCCCGAGAAGCGAGTGA
- a CDS encoding prolyl oligopeptidase family serine peptidase, which translates to MYLYDGKTGEVKNQITKGDWVVRNVDHVDPEKRVIWFEASGMEAGKDPYYMHPYRINFDGTGMTPLSKEEADHRVVFSPDGKFYIDTWSRIDLPPVMELRTADDKAAMTVEQGDDHKLIDTGWQPPEVFTAKGRDGKTDIWGVIYKPDHFDPAKKYPVIESIYAGPQGSFVPKSFGPWAQPLTELGFVVVQIDGMGTNNRSKAFHDVAWKNLKDAGFEDRILWHNAVATKYPWYDISRVGVFGTSAGGQSAMGALLFHPEFYKAAVSNSGCHDNRMDKIWWNEQWMGWPVGPQYAASSNVDNAYRLQGKLLLVVGEMDKNVDPSSTFQVANALIKANKRFDLLYVPGGGHGAGGEYGQRLLADFFVHNLLGEEPPDWNRLSGTK; encoded by the coding sequence CTGTATCTCTATGACGGCAAGACAGGAGAGGTCAAGAATCAGATCACGAAAGGCGATTGGGTGGTGCGTAATGTCGATCACGTCGATCCCGAGAAGCGAGTGATCTGGTTTGAGGCTAGCGGCATGGAAGCGGGTAAGGATCCGTACTACATGCATCCGTATCGGATCAATTTCGATGGCACGGGAATGACGCCGCTTTCAAAGGAGGAAGCGGATCATCGCGTCGTCTTTTCGCCCGATGGCAAGTTCTACATTGATACGTGGTCGCGCATTGATCTGCCACCTGTCATGGAATTGCGGACGGCAGACGACAAGGCGGCGATGACAGTCGAGCAGGGCGATGATCATAAGTTGATTGACACTGGATGGCAACCGCCGGAGGTGTTTACAGCGAAGGGGCGCGATGGAAAAACCGACATCTGGGGTGTGATTTATAAGCCAGATCATTTTGACCCGGCAAAGAAATATCCCGTTATTGAGTCGATTTACGCAGGGCCGCAAGGGTCGTTCGTGCCCAAGTCTTTCGGGCCTTGGGCACAGCCCCTTACCGAACTTGGCTTTGTGGTGGTGCAGATTGACGGCATGGGCACGAACAATCGCTCCAAGGCGTTTCACGATGTGGCCTGGAAAAATCTGAAGGATGCAGGCTTTGAAGACCGCATTCTCTGGCATAACGCGGTTGCGACGAAGTATCCGTGGTACGACATTTCGCGCGTTGGTGTCTTTGGCACTTCTGCCGGAGGGCAGAGTGCCATGGGCGCGTTGTTGTTTCATCCTGAGTTCTATAAGGCGGCTGTTTCCAACAGTGGATGCCATGACAACCGAATGGACAAAATATGGTGGAACGAGCAATGGATGGGATGGCCGGTTGGACCGCAGTATGCTGCGTCATCGAATGTAGACAATGCGTACCGGCTGCAAGGTAAGCTGCTTTTGGTGGTGGGCGAGATGGACAAGAATGTGGATCCCTCGTCGACATTCCAGGTTGCAAATGCCTTGATCAAAGCAAATAAGCGGTTTGATCTGCTCTATGTTCCTGGTGGGGGCCATGGCGCAGGCGGTGAGTACGGTCAGCGGTTACTCGCGGATTTTTTTGTCCACAATCTGCTTGGCGAGGAGCCGCCGGATTGGAATCGTTTGTCGGGGACAAAATAG
- the fumC gene encoding class II fumarate hydratase, whose protein sequence is MAISETAAHPFRIEEDALGEVKVPADHLWGAQTERSHVNFQIGVERFRWGRHVIRALGILKKCAALANGELGQLPKEKVDLIVRASQEVIEGKWDSEFPLVVFQTGSGTQTNMNANEVIANRAIQIVGGQPGSKKPIHPNDDVNHSQSSNDTFPTVMHIATVEAIESLLLPAVAELREVLNTKSQAYEHIVMIGRTHLQDATPLTVGQMISGWVAQLDQALDTIRQSLPLIYELAIGGTAVGTGLNADSRFGEVTARYIAQETSKPFISAPNKFAALSAHDGMVTVSATLRTLAGALMKIANDVRWYACGPRAGFGELKIPENEPGSSIMPGKVNPTQCEALTMVAVQVFGNDHAVAFAGSQGNFQLNVYKPVMLHNVLASTELLADACRSFTEHCANGIEPNEKRIKEHLENSLMLVTALNPHIGYEKAAKISLTAYREDISLREAALKLGFLTAEQFDEWVRPEDMTHPLQKKSSGS, encoded by the coding sequence ATGGCAATCAGCGAAACAGCAGCGCATCCCTTTCGGATTGAAGAGGACGCCCTGGGTGAAGTCAAGGTTCCCGCAGATCATCTTTGGGGCGCACAAACCGAACGCTCTCACGTTAATTTTCAGATCGGCGTAGAGCGCTTTCGCTGGGGGCGTCACGTAATCCGCGCCCTCGGCATCCTGAAAAAATGCGCTGCCCTCGCCAATGGAGAATTGGGCCAACTGCCGAAGGAAAAAGTAGACCTCATCGTGCGCGCCTCCCAGGAAGTCATCGAGGGCAAGTGGGACAGCGAATTCCCGCTGGTCGTCTTTCAGACAGGCTCCGGCACACAGACCAACATGAATGCAAACGAGGTGATCGCGAATCGTGCGATCCAGATCGTAGGAGGCCAACCCGGCTCAAAGAAACCCATTCACCCCAACGACGATGTAAACCACAGCCAATCGTCGAATGACACCTTCCCAACCGTAATGCACATTGCAACCGTCGAAGCCATCGAGAGCCTGCTGCTTCCGGCCGTGGCCGAACTCCGCGAAGTGCTCAACACCAAGTCACAGGCCTATGAACACATTGTCATGATCGGCCGAACCCATCTTCAGGACGCGACACCATTGACGGTCGGCCAGATGATTTCCGGCTGGGTCGCGCAACTCGATCAAGCCCTCGACACCATTCGCCAATCGCTCCCGTTGATTTATGAACTGGCCATCGGAGGCACCGCCGTCGGCACCGGGCTCAACGCCGACTCACGCTTCGGCGAAGTCACTGCCCGTTACATAGCCCAAGAAACCAGCAAGCCCTTCATCTCGGCTCCGAACAAGTTCGCGGCACTCTCCGCTCACGACGGCATGGTCACCGTCAGCGCAACACTGCGCACGCTCGCAGGTGCGCTCATGAAAATTGCCAACGATGTTCGCTGGTACGCCTGCGGCCCACGAGCTGGTTTTGGCGAACTCAAGATCCCGGAAAACGAGCCGGGATCATCCATCATGCCGGGAAAAGTAAACCCGACGCAGTGCGAAGCTCTCACCATGGTCGCGGTTCAGGTCTTCGGCAATGACCATGCCGTGGCCTTCGCCGGATCGCAGGGCAACTTCCAACTCAACGTCTACAAGCCGGTCATGCTGCACAATGTTCTCGCATCCACCGAATTGCTAGCCGATGCCTGCCGCTCCTTCACCGAGCATTGCGCCAATGGAATCGAGCCGAACGAAAAACGCATCAAAGAGCATCTTGAGAACTCGCTGATGCTGGTCACCGCCCTCAATCCTCACATCGGATACGAGAAGGCCGCGAAGATCTCCCTCACCGCATACCGCGAAGACATCAGCCTGCGGGAAGCCGCGCTCAAGCTCGGCTTTCTCACCGCCGAACAATTTGACGAGTGGGTGCGGCCGGAGGACATGACCCATCCACTGCAAAAGAAGTCTTCAGGTAGCTAA